The following proteins are co-located in the Ailuropoda melanoleuca isolate Jingjing chromosome 13, ASM200744v2, whole genome shotgun sequence genome:
- the HRH3 gene encoding LOW QUALITY PROTEIN: histamine H3 receptor (The sequence of the model RefSeq protein was modified relative to this genomic sequence to represent the inferred CDS: inserted 1 base in 1 codon), producing the protein MRDFDADRPAPLESSGGPATRKEAGGKEVGVFITEISCLTLDGINSFCTAGQTRLCLAQMGKQQPYLRKALPPNQTRRAGGAAIAQGLLGFVRSPREKQSASRPGEGRGPGRDIPREGAPARGAWQGARRSSSPRCSAGSCAVAKQRLLADSGREXSHVSVRCCRLGGGARGGGRSARHLLGLLGKRLLCNPPVLPVSPLWWAQPGHPSSHGRPWPYSPTGAFCIPLYVPYVLTGRWPFSRGLCKLWLVVDYLLCTSSVFNIVLISYDRFLSVTRAVSYRAQQGDTRRAVQKMVLVWVLAFLLYGPAILSWEHLSGGSSIPEGHCYAEFFYNWYFLITASTLEFFTPFLSVTFFNLSIYLNIQRRTRVXLGGGSGGGAAASPTSSSGSSSRGTERPRSLKRGSKPSASSASLEKRMKMVSQSITQRFRLSRDKKVAKSLAVIVSIFGLCWAPYTLLMIIRAACHGHCVPDYWYETSFWLLWANSAVNPVLYPLCHYSFRRAFTKLLCPQKLKIQPHSSLERCWK; encoded by the exons ATGCGTGACTTCGACGCTGACCGCCCGGCACCCCTGGAAAGCTCCGGTGGTCCCGCCACACGGAAGGAGGCAGGTGGAAAGGAG GTCGGTGTCTTCATCACAGAAATCAGCTGCCTGACGCTGGACGGAATTAACAGCTTCTGCACCGCGGGGCAGACTCGGCTCTGCTTGGCACAGATGGGCAAGCAGCAGCCCTACCTCAGGAAGGCGCTGCCGCCCAACCAGACCCGCCGGGCCGGCGGAGCAGCCATCGCACAAGGACTGCTGGGTTTTGTTAGGAGTCCACGCGAGAAACAGAGCGCTTCTAGGCCTGGGGAAG GACGGGGGCCCGGGAGGGATATTCCTCGGGAAGGGGCCCCGGCGCGCGGGGCTTGGCAAGGCGCAAGGCGCAGCAGCAGCCCCCGGTGCAGCGCTGGCTCCTGCGCCGTAGCCAAACAAAGGCTGCTGGCGGACTCAGGACGTGAGNGCTCTCACGTGTCCGTGCGCTGCTGCCGGCTTGGGGGCGGGGCGCGCGGAGGGGGCCGGAGCGCCAGACACCTGTTGGGGCTGCTAG GAAAGCGGCTGCTGTGCAACCCTCCGGTCCTGCCTGTCTCTCCACTGTGGTGGGCTCAGCCCGGGCACCCGTCCAGCCATGGCCGACCTTGGCCCTACTCTCCCACAGGAGCCTTCTGCATCCCACTCTATGTGCCCTACGTGCTGACCGGCCGCTGGCCCTTTAGCCGGGGTCTCTGCAAGCTGTGGCTGGTGGTGGACTACCTGCTCTGCACCTCGTCTGTCTTCAACATTGTTCTCATCAGCTACGACCGCTTCCTGTCAGTCACCCGTGCA GTGTCCTACCGGGCCCAGCAGGGCGACACGCGGCGGGCGGTGCAGAAGATGGTGCTGGTGTGGGTGCTGGCCTTCCTGCTCTACGGGCCGGCCATCCTGAGCTGGGAGCACCTGTCAGGCGGCAGCTCCATCCCGGAGGGCCACTGCTACGCTGAGTTCTTTTACAACTGGTACTTCCTCATCACGGCCTCCACGCTCGAGTTCTTCACGCCCTTCCTCAGCGTCACTTTCTTCAACCTGAGCATCTACCTGAACATCCAGAGGCGCACCCGGG CNCTCGGGGGCGGCAGCGGCGGGGGCGCTGCGGCCTCGCCCACCTCCAGCTCCGGCAGCTCCTCGCGGGGCACAGAGCGGCCGCGCTCGCTCAAGCGGGGCTCCAAGCCCTCGGCGTCATCCGCCTCGCTGGAGAAGCGCATGAAGATGGTGTCCCAGAGCATCACCCAGCGCTTCCGGCTGTCGCGGGACAAGAAGGTGGCCAAGTCGCTGGCCGTCATCGTGAGCATCTTCGGGCTCTGCTGGGCTCCTTACACACTCCTGATGATCATCCGGGCCGCCTGCCACGGCCACTGCGTCCCTGACTACTGGTACGAGACATCCTTCTGGCTGCTGTGGGCCAACTCGGCCGTCAACCCCGTCCTCTACCCGCTGTGCCACTACAGTTTCCGACGAGCCTTCACCAAGCTGCTCTGCCCCCAGAAGCTCAAGATCCAGCCCCACAGCTCCCTGGAGCGCTGCTGGAAGTGA